In Macrobrachium nipponense isolate FS-2020 chromosome 30, ASM1510439v2, whole genome shotgun sequence, a genomic segment contains:
- the LOC135202017 gene encoding uncharacterized protein LOC135202017 has translation MILLLLVLLDRTRGENGSPYCSFTPLHTLCANAGTGPDCGNQVVSVVVRPEEAAFIVAEHNRLRSRVATGQERRGSPGPQPPAANMMLMEWDEELARVAQSHADQCIFMHECSACRRVSRFGVGQNLFTSAQIKRDNTIEWSVVINTWYNEVDIFNSNHIRPYQYTPATGHYTQMIWYNSYTIGCGFTMYKQGSWWRKLYTCDYGPGGNIIFSQVYLPGGPCSSCPPGTSCSLQYPGLCGYATTFVVPSRTLKGQSESIPDPDSENISQVEAAKLTRPTSNITESQMAEWNLSAPSQTVGKVQQASNVSHKPEDPSTGDGQELCLLTCLFGNRPAFYRFCWLTEWYFSLMHPLPPFVNIITPKPARGPDVIVRCDADSQPCEFKSLSPSWIVQGNHGRGSHVRAVLEVGEEARFMYHKRMAAPSGKITCVSVSHLLSFEDIVYPSATVTEFMVVVRQQRGEAITVNFGGTPGRWEETSMSINSIRSPYIVELFIGPVNYRVTVAIGALYVTGGLC, from the exons ATGATTTTGTTACTCTTAGTGTTGTTAGATAGAACCAGAGGGGAAAACGGGTCGCCTTACTGTAGTTTCACGCCATTGCACACACTCTGCGCGAATGCAGGTACGGGGCCCGATTGTGGCAATCAAGTGGTGTCTGTAGTTGTACGCCCCGAGGAAGCTGCCTTCATCGTAGCAGAGCACAATCGACTGAGGTCAAGAGTAGCAACAGGTCAAGAGAGGAGAGGTTCCCCAGGTCCCCAACCTCCCGCGGCAAATATGATGCTCATG GAGTGGGATGAGGAATTAGCACGAGTTGCCCAAAGCCATGCGGACCAGTGCATTTTCATGCATGAATGCTCAGCCTGTCGTCGTGTAT CAAGGTTTGGTGTTGGACAAAACCTGTTCACAAGTGCCCAGATAAAACGAGACAATACCATTGAATGGTCAGTTGTCATCAACACTTGGTACAATGAAGTGGATATATTTAACTCAAATCATATTCGACCATATCA GTATACACCTGCCACTGGGCACTACACCCAGATGATATGGTACAACTCGTACACGATCGGTTGTGGATTTACTATGTACAAACAAGGTAGTTGGTGGAGGAAACTTTACACCTGTGATTATGGGCCCGGAGGAAATATCATATTCTCCCAAGTGTACCTCCCAGGTGGTCCTTGTTCTTCTTGCCCTCCGGGTACCTCGTGTTCTCTGCAGTACCCAGGGCTTTGTG GTTACGCTACGACGTTTGTCGTGCCTTCTCGCACACTGAAAGGACAATCTGAAAGCATTCCCGATCCAGACAGCGAGAATATTAGCCAAGTTGAAGCTGCCAAACTTACCAGACCAACAAGTAATATTACAGAATCACAAATGGCAGAGTGGAATCTTTCTGCTCCGTCGCAAACTGTTGGTAAAGTACAGCAGGCCTCAAATGTCAGTCACAAGCCTGAAGACCCTTCCACGGGTGATGGTCAAGAATTATGCTTGCTAACCTGCTTATTTGGAAATAGGCCTGCATTTTATAG ATTCTGTTGGCTGACAGAGTGGTATTTCAGCCTAATGCATCCCCTGCCTCCTTTTGTGAACATCATCACTCCAAAACCTGCAAGGGGACCGGATGTAATTGTAAGGTGTGACGCTGATTCTCAGCCTTGTGAATTCAAGTCACTTAGTCCCAGCTGGATTGTGCAAGGAAATCACG GCAGAGGATCTCATGTACGCGCCGTTCTAGAAGTAGGTGAAGAAGCCAGGTTCATGTATCATAAGCGAATGGCAGCCCCTTCGGGAAAGATCACCTGCGTATCAGTTTCTCACCTACTCAGTTTTGAGGATATTGTTTATCCAAGTGCCACTGTTACAGAATTTATG gtGGTTGTCAGACAGCAGAGAGGTGAGGCTATAACAGTGAATTTTGGTGGCACACCTGGAAGGTGGGAGGAGACAAGCATGTCAATAAACAGCATAAGGAGTCCTTACATTGTCGAGCTGTTCATTGGTCCCGTTAATTACAGGGTCACTGTTGCCATCGGTGCTTTGTATGTCACAGGTGGTCTCTGCTGA